One genomic segment of Amycolatopsis granulosa includes these proteins:
- a CDS encoding FUSC family protein codes for MTRILSPWYWFRRALRFPGREREAVVQALKMALAAVLAWLLARVVIPSPQSFIAPYTAVFLMTETVYRSLTNALQQAGAILIGLVIAYAAAHLIPSPVLALAAAVFVGMLLGQWHRFGSSGIWVGVTALLMISYGTAGNFVYLVERLAESLLGAAVGVAVNTVVLPPVHLRHARDAVSVLAGEVRDLVQSIADDLRGDWDSDTAERWLRHARRLDSTVVRADDALSWGRESVRFNIRWLVHHRRGRSPLPSSFESPLSVLEEVTEQVKRITEALVAAAGQDEADPEFTSGYAELLDGLAGAVACLDQAEDRLADLPGRLDEVAERHRELDRRIRVDQVTTVMRQAQDAALLAVDRSTRVLETAAPR; via the coding sequence ATGACACGAATTCTGTCCCCCTGGTACTGGTTCCGGCGGGCGCTGCGGTTTCCCGGCCGGGAGCGCGAGGCCGTGGTGCAGGCGCTGAAGATGGCGCTGGCCGCCGTCCTCGCGTGGCTGCTCGCGCGCGTGGTGATCCCCTCGCCGCAGTCGTTCATCGCGCCCTACACCGCGGTCTTCCTGATGACCGAGACCGTGTACCGGTCGCTGACCAACGCGCTCCAGCAGGCCGGCGCGATCCTGATCGGCCTGGTGATCGCCTACGCCGCGGCGCACCTGATCCCGTCGCCGGTTCTGGCGCTGGCGGCCGCGGTGTTCGTCGGCATGCTGCTGGGCCAGTGGCACCGGTTCGGCAGCAGCGGCATCTGGGTGGGGGTCACGGCCCTGCTGATGATCTCCTACGGCACCGCGGGCAACTTCGTCTACCTGGTGGAACGGCTCGCGGAGAGCCTGCTCGGCGCGGCCGTCGGGGTCGCGGTGAACACGGTCGTCCTGCCGCCGGTCCACCTGCGGCACGCGCGGGACGCGGTGAGCGTGCTGGCCGGGGAAGTGCGCGACCTGGTGCAGTCGATCGCCGACGACCTGCGCGGCGACTGGGACTCCGACACGGCCGAGCGCTGGCTGCGGCACGCGCGCCGGCTCGATTCGACGGTGGTGCGCGCGGACGACGCGCTGAGCTGGGGACGGGAGAGCGTGCGGTTCAACATCCGCTGGCTGGTGCACCACCGCCGCGGCCGCAGCCCGCTGCCGTCGTCGTTCGAATCACCGCTCAGTGTGCTGGAAGAGGTCACCGAGCAGGTCAAACGCATCACCGAGGCGCTGGTGGCGGCCGCCGGTCAGGACGAGGCCGATCCGGAATTCACCAGCGGGTATGCGGAACTGCTGGACGGGCTGGCCGGCGCGGTCGCCTGCCTGGACCAGGCGGAGGACCGGCTCGCCGACCTGCCGGGCCGCCTGGACGAGGTCGCCGAGCGGCACCGCGAGCTGGACCGCCGGATCCGGGTGGATCAGGTCACCACCGTGATGCGGCAGGCCCAGGACGCCGCGCTGCTCGCGGTGGACCGCTCGACGCGCGTCCTGGAGACGGCCGCCCCGCGCTGA
- a CDS encoding GNAT family N-acetyltransferase translates to MRIRKPTAADLTRLPEIERSAGECFRGIGMPEIADDVLPTAEDLARYPYAWVAGEPEPVAYLVAVPVDGSLHIEQVSVHASWARRGIGRALIEEAARAGFPALTLTTFAEVPWNAPYYERCGFVRLAPSALTPGLRRIRAAEAARGLDRWPRVAMRRDPLTGSAPKPAGRGRPGGA, encoded by the coding sequence ATGCGAATCCGCAAACCGACGGCGGCCGACCTCACCCGCCTGCCGGAGATCGAACGCTCGGCGGGGGAGTGCTTTCGCGGTATCGGCATGCCCGAGATCGCCGATGACGTGCTGCCCACCGCCGAGGACCTGGCCCGCTACCCGTACGCGTGGGTGGCCGGCGAGCCGGAACCGGTGGCCTACCTGGTCGCCGTGCCCGTGGACGGGAGCCTGCACATCGAGCAGGTGTCGGTGCACGCGTCCTGGGCGCGGCGCGGGATCGGCCGCGCGCTGATCGAGGAGGCCGCGCGGGCCGGGTTCCCCGCGCTGACGCTGACCACGTTCGCCGAGGTGCCCTGGAACGCCCCGTACTACGAGCGGTGCGGCTTCGTCCGGCTGGCCCCGTCCGCGCTCACGCCGGGGCTGCGGCGGATCCGGGCGGCGGAGGCGGCCCGGGGTCTGGACCGGTGGCCGCGGGTGGCGATGCGCCGCGACCCGCTCACCGGGAGCGCACCGAAGCCAGCAGGCCGAGGGCGACCTGGCGGAGCTTGA
- a CDS encoding ANTAR domain-containing response regulator → MTRTERPEPLARLDDVTLALENLRDGIDEEEPLDAVLQRLAETAVNAIADADAVSVTVLDETGPRTAAITHDQLIGIDLAQYAAGDGPCLRAVRTREPVRAVSKPDDGAWPEFAAAAQDSGVLAFLAVPLLLGSGTRDGDELVGSLNLYSRVDGAFDPFDQQLMRLFTGAASAAIRNARRWYHARQQIRHLENALTSRAEIDQAKGVLMAVHGISASEAFDRLVEQSQRQNVKLRQVALGLLASVRSR, encoded by the coding sequence ATGACCAGAACCGAGCGGCCGGAGCCACTGGCCAGACTCGACGACGTCACACTCGCGCTGGAGAACCTGCGCGACGGTATCGACGAAGAGGAACCGCTCGACGCGGTACTGCAACGGCTCGCCGAAACCGCGGTGAACGCGATCGCCGACGCCGACGCCGTCAGTGTCACCGTGCTCGACGAGACCGGCCCGCGCACCGCGGCGATCACGCACGACCAGCTGATCGGGATCGACCTGGCCCAGTACGCCGCGGGCGACGGACCGTGCCTGCGGGCCGTGCGGACACGCGAACCGGTGCGGGCAGTGTCCAAACCGGACGATGGCGCGTGGCCGGAGTTCGCCGCTGCCGCCCAGGACTCCGGTGTGCTGGCGTTCCTCGCGGTCCCGCTGCTGCTGGGCAGCGGCACCCGGGACGGCGACGAGCTCGTGGGGTCGCTGAACCTGTACAGCCGGGTCGACGGCGCGTTCGACCCGTTCGACCAGCAGCTGATGCGGTTGTTCACCGGCGCCGCCTCCGCGGCGATCCGGAACGCGCGGCGCTGGTACCACGCGCGCCAGCAGATCCGGCACCTGGAGAACGCACTGACCTCGCGGGCGGAGATCGACCAGGCGAAAGGGGTGCTGATGGCGGTGCACGGCATCAGCGCGAGCGAGGCGTTCGACCGGCTGGTGGAGCAGTCGCAGCGGCAGAACGTCAAGCTCCGCCAGGTCGCCCTCGGCCTGCTGGCTTCGGTGCGCTCCCGGTGA
- a CDS encoding cupin domain-containing protein produces the protein MTEAWHRPLRHIKGSELTGDTAQTGGMRRLEAVSGKTAGSAKVWMGETHVGPHTSSGDHHHGEAETAIYVKSGHPVFVFADGDAEIRLETEPGDYIFVPPWVPHREENPGAEDAVVVIARSSQEGIVVNLPSLWSPVEKPDS, from the coding sequence GTGACCGAGGCCTGGCACCGCCCGTTGCGGCACATCAAGGGCAGCGAACTGACCGGCGACACCGCGCAGACCGGTGGGATGCGGCGGCTGGAAGCGGTGTCGGGCAAGACGGCCGGCTCGGCGAAGGTCTGGATGGGCGAGACGCACGTCGGCCCGCACACCAGTTCCGGTGACCACCACCACGGCGAGGCCGAGACCGCGATCTACGTGAAGTCCGGGCATCCGGTGTTCGTTTTCGCCGACGGCGACGCGGAGATCCGGCTGGAGACGGAGCCGGGCGACTACATCTTCGTGCCGCCCTGGGTGCCGCACCGCGAGGAGAACCCCGGTGCGGAGGACGCGGTGGTCGTCATCGCACGCAGCAGCCAGGAGGGGATCGTGGTCAACCTGCCCAGCCTGTGGTCTCCGGTGGAGAAGCCGGATTCCTGA
- a CDS encoding SDR family NAD(P)-dependent oxidoreductase — protein MTSARTKPLAVVTGASTGIGRELAKQFARHGHDLVIAAENAELDDARRELTELGARVLAVRGDLAGFDGVENLVAALASVNRPVAALAVNAGVGAGGAFVEGSLRDELNVIHLNVTSAVHLTRRLLPAMVEQAAGRVLFTSSVAAMTPGPFQAVYNATKAFLASFAEALRDELKDSGVTVTVLMPGPTDTAFFERAGMTDTKIARGPKDDPADVAEQGFAAMMAGKDKVVAASARNKVQAAAARAVPDPVKAAIHRRMAEPGSGT, from the coding sequence ATGACCAGTGCACGGACCAAACCGCTCGCGGTCGTCACCGGTGCCTCCACCGGGATCGGGCGGGAGCTGGCGAAGCAGTTCGCCCGGCACGGCCACGACCTCGTGATCGCCGCGGAGAACGCGGAACTCGACGACGCGCGGCGCGAGCTGACCGAGCTCGGCGCCCGGGTGCTGGCCGTGCGGGGCGATCTCGCCGGCTTTGACGGCGTGGAGAACCTGGTCGCCGCGCTGGCCTCGGTGAACCGGCCGGTCGCCGCGCTCGCGGTCAACGCCGGCGTCGGGGCCGGCGGCGCGTTCGTCGAGGGATCGCTGCGTGATGAGCTGAACGTGATCCACCTCAACGTCACCTCGGCCGTGCACCTGACCCGGCGGCTGCTGCCGGCCATGGTCGAGCAGGCCGCCGGGCGGGTGCTGTTCACGTCCTCGGTCGCGGCGATGACCCCCGGCCCGTTCCAGGCCGTCTACAACGCGACGAAGGCGTTCCTGGCCTCGTTCGCCGAAGCGCTGCGGGACGAGCTGAAGGACAGCGGTGTCACGGTCACCGTGCTGATGCCCGGCCCGACCGACACCGCGTTCTTCGAGCGCGCCGGGATGACGGACACGAAGATCGCGCGGGGTCCCAAGGACGATCCGGCGGACGTCGCCGAGCAGGGGTTCGCCGCGATGATGGCCGGCAAGGACAAGGTGGTCGCCGCATCGGCGCGGAACAAGGTGCAGGCCGCGGCCGCACGTGCCGTGCCCGACCCGGTCAAGGCGGCCATCCACCGCCGGATGGCCGAACCCGGCTCCGGTACCTAG
- a CDS encoding NAD-dependent epimerase/dehydratase family protein, protein MKVVVTGASGNIGTALLRAAARRADWQIVGLARRVPEGPPYDTAGWVACDLGSDDAPDVLPKVFAGADAVVHLAWAIHPGSDEPPRHRTNVDGSQEVLAAVAAAGVPHLVCASSVAAYTPAPRWARIDEDWPRTGVPGSAYSRDKARLERLVELFARQHPDTRVAVFRPCAVAQYDAGSQLTRWTLSPLLPTGLIGNRWLPVPLWNGLRAQVVHSDDVAEAIFLMLERRAEGAFNLASEPVLGVHDLAELFGGFRVPVPRRLVTGAALPTWRLGLQPMHPGWLALADQAPLMDNTRARAHLDWQPRYDSQEALAELVAGIRDGGGTASGPLAPEGAQPWLSRLAGIKLGRPSRQTQA, encoded by the coding sequence ATGAAGGTCGTGGTCACCGGCGCGTCCGGGAACATCGGGACCGCCTTGCTGCGCGCCGCGGCACGCCGGGCGGACTGGCAGATCGTCGGGCTCGCGCGGCGCGTGCCGGAGGGCCCGCCCTACGACACCGCCGGCTGGGTCGCCTGCGACCTGGGCTCCGACGACGCCCCGGACGTCCTGCCGAAGGTGTTCGCGGGCGCGGACGCCGTGGTCCACCTGGCCTGGGCGATCCACCCCGGCTCCGACGAGCCGCCCCGCCACCGGACCAACGTCGACGGCTCGCAGGAGGTCCTGGCCGCCGTCGCCGCGGCCGGGGTCCCGCACCTGGTGTGCGCGTCCTCCGTCGCCGCCTACACCCCGGCGCCGCGCTGGGCGCGGATCGACGAGGACTGGCCGCGCACCGGCGTCCCGGGCAGCGCCTACAGCCGGGACAAGGCCCGGCTGGAACGGCTCGTCGAGCTGTTCGCACGGCAGCACCCGGACACCCGGGTCGCGGTGTTCCGGCCGTGCGCGGTGGCCCAGTACGACGCCGGATCGCAGCTCACGCGCTGGACGCTCAGCCCGCTGCTGCCGACCGGTCTCATCGGCAACCGGTGGCTGCCGGTGCCGCTGTGGAACGGCCTGCGCGCGCAGGTGGTGCACTCCGACGACGTGGCCGAGGCCATCTTCCTCATGCTGGAGCGCCGCGCGGAGGGCGCGTTCAACCTCGCCTCCGAACCCGTGCTCGGCGTGCACGACCTCGCCGAGCTGTTCGGCGGGTTCCGGGTCCCGGTGCCGCGGCGGCTGGTCACCGGGGCCGCGCTGCCGACGTGGCGGCTCGGTCTGCAGCCGATGCACCCCGGCTGGCTCGCGTTGGCCGACCAGGCGCCGCTGATGGACAACACCCGGGCGCGCGCCCACCTGGACTGGCAGCCCCGATACGACTCGCAGGAGGCGCTGGCGGAACTGGTCGCCGGGATCCGCGACGGCGGTGGCACCGCGAGCGGCCCGCTCGCCCCGGAAGGTGCGCAGCCGTGGCTGTCGCGGTTGGCTGGGATCAAGCTCGGGCGGCCCAGCCGCCAGACGCAGGCCTAG